The following proteins are encoded in a genomic region of Nonomuraea muscovyensis:
- a CDS encoding maleylpyruvate isomerase family mycothiol-dependent enzyme, which produces MTVVLVLREELASATRDLLATAAALSDDDVAAPSRLPGWTRGHVLAHLARNADSLVNLLTWARTGVVTPQYATPAERDAGIEAGAGRPAAEQLADLEAGAARLDAAAAALPAEAWSAQVGGLRPPTHPAWYVLVRRLREVGMHHVDLGAGYGPDRWPERFVRRELHDCLWTWPYEQSTVGGIRLTDGTVWKDLGAGPVVEGTPAGVLAWLTGRSAGEGIRVVPEGRVSAPGQEVPVPAAPPWLTKLSPADLPATPPEDYP; this is translated from the coding sequence ATGACAGTTGTTCTCGTGCTCCGGGAGGAGCTGGCCTCGGCCACCCGCGACCTGCTGGCCACCGCGGCCGCCCTGTCCGACGATGACGTCGCCGCGCCCTCCCGGCTGCCCGGCTGGACGCGAGGCCACGTCCTGGCCCATCTCGCCCGGAACGCCGACAGCCTGGTCAACCTGCTCACCTGGGCAAGGACCGGCGTCGTCACCCCGCAGTATGCCACCCCGGCCGAGCGCGACGCCGGGATCGAGGCCGGCGCGGGCCGTCCCGCCGCCGAGCAACTGGCCGACCTGGAGGCCGGCGCCGCCCGCCTGGACGCCGCCGCGGCGGCCCTGCCCGCCGAGGCGTGGAGCGCGCAGGTCGGCGGCCTGCGCCCGCCGACGCACCCCGCCTGGTACGTGCTGGTCAGGAGACTGCGCGAGGTCGGCATGCACCACGTCGACCTCGGCGCCGGGTACGGCCCGGACCGCTGGCCGGAGCGGTTCGTCCGCCGGGAGCTGCACGACTGCCTGTGGACCTGGCCGTACGAGCAGAGCACGGTGGGCGGGATACGCCTGACGGACGGCACCGTGTGGAAGGACCTCGGGGCCGGCCCGGTCGTGGAGGGCACCCCGGCCGGCGTGCTGGCCTGGCTCACGGGAAGATCGGCGGGCGAGGGGATTAGGGTGGTACCGGAGGGGCGGGTGTCCGCCCCCGGTCAGGAGGTGCCTGTTCCCGCGGCCCCGCCGTGGTTGACGAAGCTCTCTCCCGCTGATCTGCCCGCGACGCCCCCGGAGGACTACCCATGA